Proteins encoded by one window of Paenibacillus urinalis:
- a CDS encoding cache domain-containing sensor histidine kinase, whose translation MVHILSSLSINKRLIAISLIFVCLPVIILGSYWYNASTRTIEESAIASNERIVTQTSEYLNLYISNLETSTYPFLSNPHIQTLINRTSMTPYEYLKLSDAIEKGLFAQMLYGRDDLVGLSVLAKNGMQVSDYSRSEEMLDMRSIRQRNRLLLADMDQMDDFHMTGIRYIGSEPVLTIIRKISSSRSYLYEGLLVVDLNLDQIAGICSNVSREDLHLWIADTQNNRILYHPDKERINDLLPASLAEKFSAEPAGLIHEYEGNNENILLYEEATLSKWAVALEQPKNAVVFELLNLRSTTVYLFVIIMLVTLLVMGGFSLQISRALSLLQHFMKRVQSGDFSTPITRMTGRKDEIGGLFRSYSHMVGELKRLVSEVQSAKLKERELSLKQKESALHAMQSQINPHFLYNTLEVINAHAILDNQMVISRMTTSLADLFRYNLKNAHQIVSLREEIGHLKAYLDIQKARYRKLTVDICIEESVMDQIPLVRLTLQPLVENAFIHGYQHHRLPPSYIGLTGTADTEGNYILRIMDHGKGMDEHRMELLNQFFRNGEESRVEWEPLLQSSGIGLTSVHERLRLSFGSHYGLSVHSSGPAGTIIEIKLPLRLQPARP comes from the coding sequence GTGGTTCATATCTTATCCAGCCTGTCTATTAATAAGAGACTGATTGCAATCAGCCTGATCTTTGTCTGTCTGCCTGTAATCATCCTCGGCTCCTATTGGTACAATGCATCGACTCGCACCATTGAAGAGTCTGCTATCGCATCCAACGAACGAATCGTGACTCAAACCAGCGAATATCTGAATCTATATATATCTAATCTTGAAACTTCAACCTACCCCTTTCTCTCGAATCCGCATATCCAAACCCTAATCAATCGTACCAGCATGACCCCTTATGAATACTTGAAGCTATCTGATGCCATCGAAAAAGGACTGTTCGCCCAAATGCTATATGGACGTGATGATCTCGTCGGGCTCTCCGTTCTTGCCAAGAACGGGATGCAGGTCAGTGATTACAGCCGCTCGGAAGAAATGCTCGATATGCGGAGCATCAGGCAGCGTAATCGGCTGCTGTTAGCGGACATGGATCAGATGGACGATTTTCATATGACGGGGATCCGCTATATTGGTTCAGAGCCCGTGCTGACAATAATCCGAAAAATATCGAGCAGTAGAAGCTATCTCTACGAGGGACTGCTCGTGGTCGATCTGAATCTCGATCAGATTGCCGGTATTTGCAGCAACGTATCCAGGGAGGACCTTCACCTGTGGATTGCCGATACGCAAAATAACCGCATCCTGTATCATCCGGACAAGGAACGAATTAACGATCTCTTACCTGCATCCCTTGCGGAGAAATTCTCAGCAGAGCCTGCCGGCTTAATACATGAATACGAAGGCAACAACGAAAATATTTTATTATATGAGGAGGCCACTCTCTCCAAATGGGCGGTCGCACTGGAGCAGCCTAAGAATGCCGTCGTGTTCGAGCTCCTTAATCTAAGATCAACCACCGTATATTTGTTTGTCATCATTATGCTGGTGACGCTGCTTGTTATGGGCGGCTTCTCCTTACAGATCAGCCGCGCCTTATCGCTGCTCCAGCATTTCATGAAACGCGTACAATCCGGTGATTTTTCTACCCCTATCACCCGTATGACCGGGCGCAAGGATGAGATCGGCGGGCTGTTCCGCAGCTATTCCCATATGGTCGGTGAGCTCAAACGACTCGTAAGCGAGGTTCAATCCGCCAAGCTCAAAGAGCGTGAGCTGAGTCTGAAGCAGAAGGAATCGGCACTTCATGCGATGCAATCCCAGATTAATCCTCATTTTCTGTACAATACACTTGAAGTCATTAATGCTCATGCCATCCTCGACAACCAAATGGTGATCAGCCGAATGACAACCTCACTCGCCGATCTGTTCCGCTATAACCTGAAGAATGCTCATCAAATTGTTTCGCTTCGGGAGGAGATCGGACATTTAAAGGCGTATTTGGATATCCAAAAGGCGAGGTACCGAAAATTAACGGTCGATATCTGCATCGAGGAGTCTGTAATGGATCAAATTCCGCTGGTTCGGCTGACACTGCAGCCGCTCGTTGAGAATGCATTTATTCACGGCTATCAGCACCACCGTCTGCCGCCATCCTATATCGGTCTGACGGGAACAGCGGATACGGAAGGGAATTATATACTGCGAATTATGGATCATGGTAAAGGAATGGATGAGCATCGAATGGAGCTGCTGAATCAGTTCTTCAGGAACGGTGAGGAATCTAGAGTAGAATGGGAACCACTGCTTCAATCCAGCGGAATCGGGCTCACCAGTGTTCATGAGCGGCTTAGGCTGTCCTTTGGAAGTCATTATGGATTGAGCGTTCATTCCTCCGGTCCTGCCGGTACCATCATTGAAATTAAACTGCCACTCCGTTTACAGCCGGCCCGTCCATAA
- a CDS encoding response regulator, translating to MYKVIIADDEYMIHASLAKQVESSGLPYQVVGEAEDGQEALLLLSEQPDLIVTDICMPAMDGLTFIEKARAVNPHVVFLIISGYSDFEYARTALQLGVEDYLVKPVSPDKFRAALESILHKIESRKHQLIHQKQWVVHQLELLNELESSIWRLDETAARQAAVHLLEQGLPQDAPAGPPNLIINQIKLDLSEMLKTRGIDVSYLLSNKGAAIQLDSSEPEAAFLQYVSLLLDQIKQERNFGSRNQILRAIAHTRKHLHASDLSVQQAADMAGMSVTYFSRLFKEETGASYVQYLIKLRMEEARILLEQQACSASEACERTGYTDYPHFSKTFKRYYGIAPADYMKHHRSL from the coding sequence ATGTATAAAGTCATTATCGCGGATGATGAGTACATGATTCATGCCAGTCTTGCGAAGCAGGTGGAGTCCTCGGGGCTCCCGTATCAGGTAGTCGGTGAGGCTGAGGATGGACAGGAAGCACTCCTGCTGCTATCCGAGCAGCCTGATCTGATTGTAACAGACATCTGCATGCCTGCGATGGATGGACTCACGTTTATCGAAAAGGCTAGAGCAGTGAACCCCCATGTTGTGTTCCTCATTATTTCCGGCTACAGTGATTTCGAATACGCCCGGACTGCACTGCAGCTTGGTGTGGAAGATTACCTGGTCAAGCCGGTAAGCCCTGACAAATTCAGAGCAGCACTTGAATCGATCCTTCACAAAATCGAGTCCCGCAAACATCAGCTAATTCACCAGAAGCAATGGGTCGTTCATCAGCTGGAGCTGCTAAACGAGCTGGAGAGCAGCATATGGAGATTGGATGAGACGGCAGCCCGTCAAGCAGCTGTCCACCTGCTGGAGCAAGGACTGCCGCAGGATGCGCCTGCTGGACCCCCGAACCTGATCATCAATCAGATCAAATTAGATCTTAGCGAGATGCTTAAGACGCGGGGAATTGATGTATCTTATCTTCTTTCAAACAAAGGCGCAGCGATTCAGCTGGATTCCTCCGAACCCGAAGCCGCCTTTCTTCAATATGTATCACTTCTCTTAGACCAGATTAAGCAAGAACGCAATTTTGGCTCACGTAACCAGATTCTAAGAGCAATTGCTCATACGCGGAAGCACCTTCATGCAAGCGACCTCTCCGTACAGCAGGCTGCAGATATGGCGGGGATGTCTGTAACCTATTTCAGCAGGCTGTTTAAGGAGGAAACAGGGGCGAGCTATGTACAGTATCTCATCAAGCTGCGAATGGAGGAAGCTAGAATACTGCTTGAGCAGCAGGCCTGCAGCGCATCCGAAGCGTGCGAGCGAACGGGGTATACGGATTATCCCCACTTTAGCAAGACGTTCAAACGGTATTATGGTATTGCCCCCGCCGATTATATGAAGCACCACCGCAGTTTATAA
- the secG gene encoding preprotein translocase subunit SecG, whose protein sequence is MDIVLKLLLVIFAIGVIVVVLLQQGKSAGLSGAISGGAEHLFGKTKARGLELVLQRVTVGLAAGFMILAILVAVFE, encoded by the coding sequence ATGGATATCGTTTTGAAATTGCTTCTCGTTATTTTCGCCATCGGTGTAATCGTCGTCGTTCTTCTTCAACAAGGTAAAAGTGCGGGTCTTTCCGGTGCCATCTCCGGCGGTGCGGAACATCTATTTGGCAAAACCAAAGCACGCGGATTGGAACTTGTATTGCAACGGGTTACAGTTGGTCTCGCAGCAGGGTTTATGATCCTTGCGATTCTCGTCGCTGTATTTGAATAA
- a CDS encoding sugar phosphate isomerase/epimerase family protein — protein MDHNEASREDQDKTKSSNYNPLPRAHSQLRTDRQEDGIVSHDRLFPVAAFSGTLIEYSLSEAMRITAELGFDGIEIACRSPHLPLDMPLQEARKVRERAEELGLAIPALAGYVGYFSNLTVEECKAAVEDVRQLIQIASVLGVPYVRVFPGGPNAFKAEEHHYEQAARYLRACVEEAAESGVQILIEIHNQTLTEDAVSAMKLQGLTGDDRLGFIHDAGNMYISDVDYGAESVQQLGASLRHVHVKDERRMATAGEEGTFVNLTRHGNEAFMQCRLGEGEVDHAPLLAALHQSGYSGWITLECAAPYPAVERLAYDLKEIQRLMAEVKAQHQR, from the coding sequence ATGGATCATAATGAGGCAAGTCGGGAAGATCAGGACAAGACAAAATCATCTAATTATAATCCGCTTCCGCGTGCTCACTCGCAGCTGCGTACTGACAGGCAGGAGGATGGCATTGTGTCTCATGACCGTTTATTTCCTGTCGCGGCTTTCAGTGGGACCCTGATCGAGTACAGCCTTTCGGAAGCAATGAGAATTACGGCTGAACTTGGTTTTGATGGTATTGAGATTGCCTGTCGTTCTCCTCACCTTCCGCTAGATATGCCGCTTCAGGAAGCCAGAAAAGTGAGAGAGCGGGCAGAGGAGCTGGGACTTGCCATTCCAGCCTTAGCAGGATATGTCGGATACTTCTCTAACTTGACGGTAGAGGAGTGTAAGGCTGCTGTAGAAGATGTTCGGCAGCTCATTCAGATTGCAAGTGTACTGGGCGTCCCTTATGTTCGTGTGTTTCCGGGTGGCCCCAATGCATTTAAGGCAGAGGAGCATCACTACGAGCAGGCAGCCCGGTATTTGCGAGCCTGTGTAGAAGAGGCGGCGGAATCAGGGGTTCAAATCCTTATTGAGATTCATAACCAAACGCTGACAGAGGACGCCGTTAGCGCTATGAAGCTGCAGGGATTAACAGGGGATGACAGGCTGGGATTCATCCATGATGCAGGCAACATGTACATCTCCGATGTTGATTATGGGGCTGAATCGGTTCAGCAGCTCGGTGCTTCTCTCCGCCATGTCCATGTAAAGGATGAGCGGAGAATGGCGACTGCGGGTGAGGAAGGGACGTTTGTCAATCTGACTCGCCACGGGAATGAGGCATTTATGCAGTGCCGTTTGGGAGAGGGCGAGGTAGATCACGCGCCGCTGCTGGCGGCTCTGCATCAGAGCGGATATAGCGGGTGGATTACGCTGGAATGTGCAGCGCCTTATCCTGCGGTCGAGCGCCTTGCTTATGACCTGAAGGAGATTCAAAGATTGATGGCAGAGGTGAAGGCACAGCACCAGAGATAA
- a CDS encoding carbohydrate ABC transporter permease has protein sequence MTLSKSTRAVPKRGHKLKSAGRSRYLRSEGRWGLLMVSPYLIHFVVFVAGPLLVSLYFSFSDYDMLTPPQWIGTENYNKLFNEPLFWKSLWNTIYFAILFVPLQTILALVLAVMLNQKLKGLKWFRMAHFIPVISSWTVILYVADAIFNPRFGFANSLLVKWGFEPQQWLNSENWVIPLLVIIAVWKGIGYIMVLFLAGLQNVPNELYEAAEMDGAGVLRKFRSITVPLISPTTFLVIILSTISTFQAFEQIYVMTGGGDIAAAGGPRDSSLVLMLYLYREGFSFLHMGYASAIAWVLFVILFSLTLVQMKLQNRWVHYN, from the coding sequence ATGACACTAAGCAAATCGACGAGAGCCGTGCCCAAGAGAGGGCATAAGCTAAAGTCCGCGGGCCGCAGCCGCTACTTGCGATCGGAAGGAAGATGGGGACTCCTGATGGTGTCCCCGTATCTTATTCATTTCGTCGTATTCGTCGCCGGCCCGCTACTTGTCTCCCTGTATTTCAGCTTTTCCGATTATGACATGCTGACCCCGCCGCAGTGGATCGGGACAGAGAACTATAACAAGCTGTTTAACGAGCCGCTGTTCTGGAAGTCGCTGTGGAATACGATCTATTTTGCCATTTTGTTTGTGCCGCTGCAGACGATTCTCGCCCTGGTTCTGGCTGTGATGCTGAATCAGAAGCTAAAAGGACTCAAATGGTTCCGAATGGCACATTTTATCCCGGTTATCTCTTCGTGGACGGTCATCCTGTATGTTGCGGATGCGATTTTTAATCCTCGGTTCGGATTTGCCAACTCCCTGCTGGTGAAGTGGGGATTTGAGCCGCAGCAATGGCTGAACAGTGAAAACTGGGTTATTCCGCTGCTCGTCATTATTGCCGTATGGAAAGGCATCGGGTACATCATGGTGCTGTTCCTGGCAGGTCTGCAAAATGTACCGAATGAGCTGTACGAGGCTGCTGAGATGGATGGTGCAGGTGTGCTTCGCAAATTCCGGAGCATCACTGTGCCGCTGATCTCGCCGACGACGTTTCTAGTCATTATACTCAGTACAATCTCCACGTTTCAGGCGTTTGAGCAGATCTATGTCATGACAGGCGGCGGGGACATTGCAGCAGCAGGAGGTCCGCGTGATTCCAGTCTTGTACTTATGCTGTATCTGTATCGTGAAGGGTTCTCGTTCCTCCACATGGGCTATGCCTCGGCCATTGCCTGGGTGCTGTTCGTGATCTTATTCAGCCTGACGCTCGTGCAGATGAAGCTGCAGAACCGCTGGGTGCATTACAACTAG
- the rnr gene encoding ribonuclease R — MITEQQLLDFMLETAYKPMTYQELEQHFGIEDAAEFKAFLKLLNQLEDEGRIVLTRTNRYGVPGRMQMVKGRLQAHAKGFAFLIPEDREHPDVYIHANDLKSAMNGDTVLVRVTSKGPEGGRLEGEVIRIVKRAVVQVVGVFQSQEVYGFVIPDDKRINRDIFIPRTGFNNAVDGQKVVVNIVSYPEGRAAAEGEIIEILGHKDDPGIDILSVIRKHQLPEAFPEEVIEEAEQAPDSITEDEIIKQGRRDLRGLNIVTIDGEDAKDLDDAVNVERLPNGNYRLGVHIADVGYYVRENSKLDQEAYNRGCSVYLVDRVIPMLPHRLSNGICSLNPQVDRLTMSCVMEFNEQMKVVNHEVFTSVIKTKERMTYKNVYKILEEEDPELIERYSELVDDFKLMKEIAMKLRDMRMRRGAVDFDFEESKILVDEEGKPVDIVKRERTVAEQIIEEFMLAANETVAEHFHWLKVPFIYRVHEDPDQEKLQNFLGFAANFGFHVKGRGNSIHPRALQSLLEDIQGTKEQTVISTMMLRSMKQAKYDSEMSGHFGLAAEFYSHFTSPIRRYPDLVIHRVMREVFENGGALPENRQEYLASRMPDIAQQSSERERVAVEAERDTEKMKKAQYMLDKVGEEFDGMISSVTSFGMFIELENTVEGLIRLSMLTDDYYHFDDQHMILIGERTSKIFRIGDEVKIRVARVNMDEYTIDFEMVDMKPRQERGPGAGFGGGSRREGRDGRGGRDSRGGNQGGRDSRGKGGSGGNRGKNGGRAGQQGASGTESRGGQSFGFGSGKGGYNSPGGSSTGFAEGGRGGHSGQGKGRKKKTSKSGVFVGEQAAQAPSGNPAKGGEGSGKRKRKPKGKSGGNGMAAFVRKKKK; from the coding sequence ATGATAACTGAACAACAATTACTTGATTTTATGCTGGAGACGGCCTATAAACCGATGACGTATCAAGAGCTGGAGCAGCATTTCGGCATCGAAGATGCGGCTGAGTTCAAAGCGTTCTTGAAGCTTCTGAATCAGCTCGAGGACGAGGGAAGAATTGTCTTGACCCGTACGAACCGTTACGGTGTGCCAGGACGCATGCAGATGGTGAAGGGAAGATTGCAGGCTCACGCGAAGGGCTTTGCTTTTCTCATACCCGAGGATCGTGAGCATCCGGATGTCTATATTCATGCAAACGACCTGAAGAGTGCGATGAATGGAGATACCGTGCTGGTTCGTGTAACCTCCAAAGGTCCGGAAGGCGGGCGGCTGGAAGGTGAAGTCATCCGTATCGTCAAGCGCGCGGTAGTACAGGTCGTTGGCGTGTTCCAGAGCCAAGAGGTATATGGGTTTGTTATTCCAGATGACAAGCGTATTAATCGCGATATTTTTATCCCGAGGACGGGCTTTAATAATGCGGTGGACGGCCAGAAGGTTGTCGTCAATATCGTAAGCTATCCGGAAGGTCGTGCTGCTGCAGAAGGGGAAATCATCGAAATTCTTGGGCATAAAGACGACCCGGGTATCGATATTTTGTCCGTCATTCGCAAGCATCAGCTGCCTGAAGCATTCCCGGAGGAAGTTATAGAAGAGGCAGAACAGGCCCCTGACTCCATTACGGAGGATGAAATTATTAAGCAGGGACGCAGAGATCTGCGCGGGCTGAATATTGTAACCATTGACGGTGAAGATGCGAAGGACTTGGATGATGCGGTCAACGTAGAGCGCCTGCCGAATGGCAATTATCGTCTAGGCGTTCATATTGCCGATGTCGGTTACTATGTACGCGAGAATTCCAAGCTGGATCAGGAAGCGTATAACAGGGGCTGCAGCGTGTACTTGGTAGACCGGGTTATTCCGATGCTGCCGCATCGTTTATCCAATGGAATATGCAGCTTGAATCCCCAAGTGGATCGGCTGACCATGTCCTGTGTGATGGAATTCAATGAGCAGATGAAGGTCGTAAACCATGAGGTCTTCACCAGTGTGATCAAGACTAAAGAACGTATGACCTATAAGAATGTGTACAAAATCTTGGAGGAAGAAGATCCTGAGCTGATCGAGCGGTACAGCGAGCTGGTGGACGACTTCAAGCTGATGAAGGAAATCGCGATGAAGCTGCGTGACATGCGTATGCGCCGTGGCGCGGTAGACTTTGATTTTGAAGAGAGCAAGATTCTTGTGGATGAGGAAGGTAAGCCGGTTGATATCGTCAAGAGAGAGCGTACGGTGGCGGAGCAGATCATTGAGGAATTCATGCTGGCGGCTAACGAAACCGTAGCAGAGCATTTCCACTGGCTGAAAGTGCCGTTCATCTACCGTGTCCATGAGGACCCGGATCAGGAGAAGCTGCAGAACTTCCTGGGCTTCGCTGCAAACTTTGGGTTTCACGTTAAGGGACGCGGGAATTCTATTCATCCAAGAGCGCTTCAGTCCCTGCTTGAAGATATCCAAGGCACGAAGGAACAGACCGTTATCAGCACGATGATGCTTCGTTCCATGAAGCAGGCGAAATACGATTCCGAAATGTCCGGACACTTTGGTCTGGCTGCGGAATTCTACAGCCACTTTACGTCACCGATCCGTCGTTATCCGGATCTTGTAATTCACCGTGTCATGCGAGAAGTGTTCGAGAATGGCGGCGCGCTTCCCGAGAACCGACAGGAGTACCTGGCGAGCCGGATGCCTGACATTGCTCAGCAATCTTCAGAGCGGGAACGTGTAGCCGTTGAGGCCGAACGTGACACCGAGAAGATGAAGAAAGCACAGTATATGCTCGATAAGGTCGGAGAAGAGTTTGACGGCATGATCAGCAGTGTGACCAGCTTCGGAATGTTCATTGAGCTTGAGAACACGGTAGAGGGTCTCATTCGTCTCAGTATGCTGACCGATGATTATTATCATTTTGATGATCAGCACATGATTCTTATTGGCGAGCGGACCTCGAAGATATTCCGTATCGGGGATGAAGTGAAGATCCGTGTAGCACGGGTGAATATGGATGAGTACACCATTGATTTTGAAATGGTAGACATGAAGCCCCGGCAGGAGCGCGGACCTGGTGCCGGCTTCGGCGGCGGATCCCGCCGCGAGGGCCGTGACGGCCGCGGAGGCAGAGACAGCCGAGGCGGTAATCAGGGCGGACGGGACAGCCGAGGCAAGGGCGGCAGCGGTGGAAACCGCGGCAAGAATGGCGGCAGAGCCGGACAGCAGGGAGCTTCCGGTACAGAATCACGCGGAGGACAGAGCTTCGGCTTTGGCTCCGGCAAAGGCGGCTATAACTCACCAGGCGGATCCTCTACCGGTTTTGCAGAAGGCGGACGTGGTGGACATTCAGGCCAGGGTAAGGGCCGCAAGAAAAAAACGTCGAAGAGCGGCGTATTCGTTGGCGAACAAGCAGCACAGGCGCCAAGCGGCAACCCGGCTAAAGGTGGAGAAGGCTCCGGCAAGCGCAAGCGTAAGCCTAAAGGGAAAAGCGGCGGAAACGGAATGGCCGCATTTGTCCGTAAGAAAAAGAAATAG
- a CDS encoding carbohydrate ABC transporter permease, whose amino-acid sequence MKSSGKKSGKIIAYIAIVISSLIMLVPFVKAILNSLKTYAEYTAVPPTWFPKDFQWSNYAEVLKLGDFGTQTMNSFIVAILSVVGTLLSCSLVGYAFARLRFPFKNVLFMFVLGTMMIPPVVIIIPHFIIFNSMNMLDTLTPLWVIEWLAQPFGIFLMRQAFLSIPGEYEESAKMEGANPLRIYWRIYMPLSLPSLATLSIFTFMTKWNEILAPSIYLSSSEKFTLPIGILGLKGQWVGNEQLMVAAALMSLLPILLVFLFAEKYFVQNHTASGIK is encoded by the coding sequence ATGAAATCCTCTGGTAAGAAATCCGGTAAGATCATTGCTTATATCGCAATCGTGATCAGCTCGCTCATCATGCTGGTTCCTTTTGTTAAGGCGATTCTGAACTCATTAAAAACATATGCAGAATACACCGCCGTACCGCCGACCTGGTTCCCAAAAGACTTTCAGTGGTCCAACTATGCGGAGGTATTAAAGCTGGGCGATTTCGGCACGCAGACGATGAACAGCTTCATTGTTGCCATTCTGTCTGTGGTCGGAACCTTGCTGTCCTGCTCACTGGTGGGGTATGCCTTTGCCAGGCTCCGTTTTCCCTTTAAAAACGTTCTGTTCATGTTTGTACTCGGCACGATGATGATCCCTCCCGTGGTTATCATCATTCCACATTTTATCATCTTCAACTCGATGAACATGCTGGATACACTTACACCGCTGTGGGTTATTGAATGGCTTGCCCAGCCGTTCGGCATCTTTCTGATGCGGCAGGCTTTTCTCAGCATACCGGGTGAGTATGAGGAGTCAGCGAAGATGGAAGGAGCCAATCCGCTGCGGATCTACTGGCGCATTTATATGCCTCTGAGTCTGCCGTCGCTCGCGACACTCTCTATTTTTACATTCATGACCAAATGGAATGAGATTCTGGCACCGTCCATTTATTTGAGCTCCAGCGAGAAGTTTACACTGCCGATCGGCATCTTGGGTCTAAAAGGTCAATGGGTCGGCAATGAGCAGCTGATGGTCGCTGCGGCGCTGATGAGCTTGCTGCCGATTCTGCTCGTATTTCTGTTTGCGGAGAAGTACTTCGTGCAGAACCATACGGCGTCGGGCATTAAATGA
- a CDS encoding ABC transporter substrate-binding protein, translating to MVKRKKVSVLVCMLLVFSVFAAACSGGGTNGGSEGAGTDPDNNGGTSQEEVAITLGYYSDGKSDAKMKELIEKFTAKFPHIKVDTQSAPYGQFYQKLDTQIAAGKAPDVWLSDGALVMKYAERGTLKDVTEWIDRDLNKDDYYGLEFNKDADGRYWGIPQGIQIGVLYYNKDLFDKAGVEYPTEEWSWEDLKTTATQLTVDGSGKAAAEEGFDTNTVSQFGLTFFSITEGWFTVLKSYGGGILDETGTQSIVDSDGNKEAMNWIVDGMQKGIFTDPVDLKSFQSAMAVFPSGSAAMRIGIYARVQAANEAGLNYDVTVLPTGPDGKRFAPVIANSWVISAKADEAKAAAAWEWMKFWATEDEVQKEWAALGEAVPVKKSVANSDVFLTAGEKPENRQAFLDSFEFAGTLDTNAVWEEWVSKFNENAERAFLGDATVDESLTKANGEIQDVLDAFYEK from the coding sequence ATGGTCAAGCGTAAGAAGGTGTCCGTACTCGTATGTATGCTGCTTGTGTTCTCTGTATTCGCAGCAGCTTGCAGTGGAGGGGGAACGAATGGAGGCAGTGAAGGAGCTGGCACAGATCCAGACAACAACGGGGGAACGTCTCAGGAAGAGGTAGCTATCACGCTGGGATATTACTCTGATGGCAAGAGTGATGCCAAAATGAAGGAACTGATCGAGAAGTTCACCGCCAAGTTTCCGCATATTAAAGTAGACACGCAAAGTGCGCCGTATGGTCAGTTCTATCAGAAGCTCGACACACAGATTGCCGCAGGCAAAGCACCGGATGTCTGGCTGTCGGACGGGGCGCTCGTCATGAAGTACGCCGAGAGAGGCACGCTGAAGGACGTAACCGAGTGGATCGACCGTGATCTGAACAAGGATGACTATTACGGACTGGAGTTCAACAAGGATGCAGATGGACGATACTGGGGCATTCCGCAAGGCATTCAAATCGGGGTCCTGTATTATAACAAGGATTTGTTTGATAAAGCCGGAGTCGAATATCCGACAGAGGAGTGGAGCTGGGAGGATCTGAAGACAACTGCGACTCAGCTGACGGTAGATGGAAGCGGAAAGGCTGCTGCAGAGGAAGGGTTTGATACGAATACCGTTAGTCAGTTCGGACTTACTTTCTTCAGCATAACCGAGGGCTGGTTTACGGTACTGAAATCGTACGGCGGCGGCATTCTTGACGAGACCGGCACACAGTCAATTGTAGACTCCGACGGCAATAAGGAAGCGATGAACTGGATTGTCGATGGTATGCAAAAAGGCATCTTCACCGATCCCGTGGATCTGAAGAGCTTCCAGAGTGCGATGGCTGTGTTCCCGAGCGGGTCAGCCGCGATGCGGATCGGTATTTATGCCCGTGTTCAGGCAGCTAATGAAGCGGGACTGAATTATGATGTCACCGTACTGCCGACAGGCCCGGACGGCAAACGCTTTGCTCCGGTTATTGCGAACTCATGGGTCATCAGTGCGAAAGCCGATGAGGCTAAGGCAGCTGCAGCATGGGAATGGATGAAGTTCTGGGCTACGGAGGATGAGGTGCAGAAGGAATGGGCAGCGCTTGGGGAGGCCGTTCCGGTCAAGAAGTCAGTAGCTAACTCCGACGTGTTCTTAACCGCTGGGGAGAAGCCTGAGAATCGCCAGGCGTTCCTCGACAGCTTTGAATTTGCCGGGACACTGGATACCAATGCCGTATGGGAAGAGTGGGTATCCAAATTCAATGAGAATGCAGAGCGCGCTTTCCTTGGTGACGCTACGGTGGATGAGTCACTGACGAAGGCTAATGGAGAAATTCAGGATGTGCTGGATGCATTTTATGAGAAATAA